A window of the Dyadobacter pollutisoli genome harbors these coding sequences:
- a CDS encoding outer membrane beta-barrel family protein produces the protein MKLFLLTAISFLSFLSAHAQGNVTITGHVADKETKNSLSYCSVALFKSIDSTLVNGVLADEKGNFKFENIPASQYYIETQYIGFNKLLFSLPALSQEQPLVALSTILLEADARTLKELNVTAERQTIENKIDRQVYRADKFLNSQGGTAIDVLKNTPSVTVNSEGNITMRGSSGFLVLINGKPVQTDPALVLNQIPANTIENIEVITSPSARFDPDGKAGIINITTKAALPGSRSFSANVQGGLPAIYRYNNLHSPVRFGGDATFSLQSQKWDFNISGSYLRNDIAGRRTGDVNTTIDHIFTSFPSDGERSYTKESYTVRSSISFKPDPRNLFSAGIYKGYRSQSRRADIVYNNTKTDLSSGDIIGRIRYFNSNIARKSSDIILGNLDYTHTFTNKSLLSLSGLVENAGLDGLTTNINLDDADRRIVLQNTRNPSTNPLNAYRLKADYTIEIGKGRLETGYQYRNQVQKGNFQYLDLDLESGSYIIVPQFSSHTKVVNRIHSVYGQYSAKPGKLEYIAGLRYEYATRAFTAGSQPVRNLDLSNVFPSLNLQYHLTKSLVAKAGYSKRVQRATNSELNPFPEREHSETLESGNPNILPEFIDLSELGIVKDFEKGSVFATVYNQRIKNVVNRVNSVYNDTILNRIYTNAGLATSWGLEAGTTVNVTKWWQWYAGANVYQYKIKGSLFDKNVNVNTSSVVYSVNANTTFKLSPTFQLQWTLSYLSKRVTAQGEDSRFIIPAASARKTFLKGRLAATLQWQNIDLGLLGSNRQRITTFGKDFFTTTNYIQETDIFLLNISYNLNQTSKKARLPSSEFGEKEF, from the coding sequence ATGAAATTATTCTTACTCACCGCGATCAGCTTTCTTTCTTTTCTTTCAGCTCACGCTCAGGGCAATGTGACCATCACCGGACATGTCGCGGACAAAGAAACCAAAAACAGCTTATCGTATTGTTCTGTTGCTCTTTTCAAAAGCATTGATTCCACATTGGTCAATGGCGTTTTGGCTGATGAAAAAGGAAATTTCAAATTTGAAAACATTCCCGCAAGCCAGTACTACATTGAAACACAATACATTGGATTTAACAAACTCCTTTTCAGCCTACCTGCCCTGAGTCAGGAACAGCCATTGGTCGCCCTATCCACGATCCTGCTGGAAGCTGACGCCAGGACATTGAAGGAACTGAATGTAACAGCCGAGCGACAAACGATTGAAAACAAGATCGACAGGCAGGTGTACCGGGCTGATAAATTTCTGAACAGTCAGGGCGGCACCGCCATTGATGTGCTAAAAAACACTCCGTCCGTCACCGTAAACAGCGAGGGAAATATAACAATGCGGGGTTCTTCCGGTTTTTTGGTACTGATCAACGGAAAACCTGTACAAACCGATCCCGCCCTGGTACTGAATCAGATACCTGCGAACACCATTGAAAATATCGAAGTAATTACCTCACCGTCTGCAAGGTTCGATCCGGATGGGAAGGCTGGTATCATCAATATCACGACAAAGGCGGCGCTACCGGGCAGCAGGTCATTTTCAGCCAATGTTCAGGGCGGGCTCCCAGCGATTTACCGGTATAATAATCTGCATAGTCCTGTACGTTTCGGGGGCGATGCCACATTTAGTCTGCAATCTCAAAAATGGGACTTCAACATCAGCGGAAGCTATTTGCGCAACGACATTGCCGGCAGAAGAACAGGAGATGTGAATACCACTATCGATCACATTTTTACTTCCTTTCCGTCAGACGGAGAACGAAGCTACACCAAGGAAAGCTATACGGTACGCTCGTCAATTTCTTTCAAACCCGACCCCAGGAACTTGTTTTCAGCTGGTATTTATAAAGGTTATCGCTCCCAGTCGCGCCGGGCTGACATTGTTTATAACAACACCAAAACGGACCTTTCCAGTGGTGATATCATTGGCCGAATCCGTTATTTTAACTCAAATATTGCCCGCAAATCGTCCGACATTATCCTCGGCAACCTGGATTACACCCATACTTTTACCAATAAGTCGCTACTTTCTCTGTCAGGATTGGTTGAAAACGCTGGTTTGGACGGATTGACGACCAATATTAATCTGGATGACGCCGACCGGCGGATCGTTTTGCAAAATACCAGAAACCCCAGTACCAACCCTCTGAATGCATATCGATTAAAAGCAGATTACACTATTGAAATTGGCAAAGGACGGCTCGAAACGGGGTACCAATATCGCAATCAGGTGCAAAAGGGAAATTTCCAATATCTGGATTTAGATCTGGAAAGCGGCTCTTACATCATTGTGCCGCAGTTTAGCAGTCATACCAAAGTAGTCAACCGTATTCACTCAGTCTACGGGCAATATTCCGCAAAGCCCGGGAAGCTGGAATATATTGCAGGCCTTCGCTATGAATATGCTACCCGTGCTTTCACCGCAGGGAGCCAGCCAGTAAGAAACCTGGATTTGTCCAATGTGTTTCCTTCCCTGAACTTGCAGTACCATTTAACCAAATCGCTGGTTGCGAAAGCCGGATACAGCAAAAGAGTCCAGCGTGCTACCAACAGCGAGCTCAACCCTTTCCCGGAACGTGAGCATTCGGAAACGCTCGAATCCGGTAACCCCAATATATTACCAGAGTTTATAGACCTGAGTGAACTGGGTATTGTGAAGGATTTTGAAAAGGGAAGCGTTTTTGCGACGGTTTACAATCAACGCATTAAAAATGTGGTCAACCGGGTCAATAGCGTTTATAATGACACGATATTAAACCGCATCTATACCAATGCCGGGCTGGCGACTTCCTGGGGGCTGGAAGCAGGTACTACTGTGAATGTTACCAAATGGTGGCAATGGTATGCTGGCGCAAATGTTTACCAGTACAAGATCAAAGGTTCGCTGTTTGATAAAAATGTAAATGTGAACACGTCCAGTGTTGTCTATTCGGTTAATGCGAACACGACCTTCAAGCTTTCGCCTACTTTTCAGCTGCAATGGACATTAAGCTATCTTTCGAAGAGGGTTACCGCCCAGGGTGAAGATTCCCGCTTTATCATACCAGCAGCTTCTGCCAGAAAAACCTTCTTAAAAGGCCGGCTGGCAGCGACGCTTCAATGGCAAAACATTGATCTGGGCTTACTGGGCTCCAATCGTCAGCGGATCACGACTTTTGGCAAAGACTTTTTCACGACGACTAACTACATTCAGGAAACTGATATTTTTCTACTGAATATCAGCTACAATCTCAACCAAACATCCAAAAAAGCAAGGCTTCCGTCCAGTGAATTTGGGGAAAAGGAATTTTGA
- a CDS encoding helix-turn-helix domain-containing protein gives MQIPIKNKLEQNELFRIKRMKEVIKATNPHGHKDYLEIIYLEAGAGTHQIDHDRYTVNPHNLYLVMPGQIHSWELTEIPKGYVMMLQKDFLLGHPFYELLFQNFPAPYSGCYDLKEIQPTVDNIFQSIDNEYTLRQPNYQALILTYLQLLFNLLDRQAGQDLSVPYPVLLKSFFVMLDGQFKTNREVSSYAELLNVTPKNLNTLCQKYLSKTAGTVINEKITAESKKLLLYSHLNLTELAYELGFTDPSHFNKFFKRQTGVLPSIYRKGIS, from the coding sequence ATGCAGATCCCGATCAAAAACAAGCTTGAACAAAACGAACTTTTTAGAATCAAAAGGATGAAGGAGGTCATTAAAGCCACCAATCCTCACGGTCACAAGGATTATCTCGAAATCATTTACCTCGAAGCCGGCGCCGGGACGCATCAGATCGATCATGACAGATATACAGTGAATCCGCATAACCTTTACCTGGTCATGCCCGGCCAGATACACAGCTGGGAGCTTACCGAAATCCCCAAAGGCTACGTCATGATGCTGCAAAAGGACTTTTTGCTGGGTCATCCGTTTTACGAGCTTTTATTTCAAAACTTTCCCGCCCCTTATTCGGGCTGTTATGATTTAAAGGAAATACAACCGACCGTAGACAACATCTTTCAAAGCATTGACAACGAGTACACGCTCCGCCAGCCCAACTATCAGGCATTGATACTGACTTACCTGCAATTGCTTTTCAATTTGCTTGACAGACAAGCCGGGCAGGATCTTTCAGTGCCTTATCCTGTGCTCTTAAAAAGCTTTTTTGTGATGTTGGATGGCCAGTTCAAGACCAACCGCGAGGTGAGCAGCTACGCGGAGCTGCTAAATGTCACACCCAAAAATCTCAATACGCTCTGCCAAAAATACCTGAGCAAAACGGCCGGTACCGTCATCAACGAAAAAATAACAGCCGAATCGAAGAAACTGCTCTTGTACTCACACCTTAACCTTACTGAGCTGGCTTACGAACTTGGCTTTACCGATCCTTCGCATTTCAACAAATTTTTTAAAAGACAAACCGGTGTCCTGCCCAGCATTTACCGAAAAGGGATTTCCTGA